In Lolium rigidum isolate FL_2022 unplaced genomic scaffold, APGP_CSIRO_Lrig_0.1 contig_8179_1, whole genome shotgun sequence, the following proteins share a genomic window:
- the LOC124682286 gene encoding phosphatidylinositol transfer protein 3-like isoform X1 encodes MERGGDEQEKQTGHGCCDGAGDASEWKKVAELRAVVEAKDPAAKEEDDFMLRRFLRARDHNIGKASAMFLKYLAWKRTAKPNGSITADEVRNELAQDKLYVQGHDKLGRPMVYLFGARHIAAKRDLNEFKRYVVYILDTTCTKLQAGQEKFASVVDLKGFGYANYDIRAMLEALDIMQNNYPERLGRVFLIHVPYVFMAAWKMVYPFIDDITKKKFVFVADKNLDATLRDAIEESQLPEEFGGKLKLQGFNAPCN; translated from the exons ATGGAGCGAGGTGGTGACGAGCAGGAGAAGCAGACCGGCCATGGTTGCTGCGACGGCGCTGGCGACGCGTCGGAGTGGAAGAAGGTGGCGGAGCTGAGGGCCGTCGTCGAGGCCAAGGACCCCGCAGCCAAG GAGGAGGATGACTTCATGCTGCGGCGGTTCCTGCGAGCCCGGGACCACAACATCGGCAAGGCGTCGGCGATGTTCCTCAAGTACCTCGCCTGGAAGCGCACCGCCAAGCCCAACGGCTCCATCACCGCCGACGAGGTGCGCAACGAGCTCGCGCAGGATAAGCTCTACGTGCAGGGCCACGACAAGTTAGGCCGCCCCATGGTGTACCTCTTCGGCGCCCGCCACATCGCTGCAAAGCGCGACCTCAACGAGTTCAagcgctatgttgtctatatcctTGACACCACCTGCACCAA GCTGCAGGCGGGACAGGAGAAGTTCGCGTCGGTGGTGGACCTCAAGGGGTTTGGGTACGCGAACTACGACATCCGGGCGATGCTGGAGGCGCTGGACATCATGCAGAACAACTACCCGGAGCGGCTGGGGCGGGTGTTCCTCATCCACGTGCCATACGTGTTCATGGCGGCGTGGAAGATGGTGTACCCCTTCATCGATGACATCACCAAGAAGAAGTTCGTGTTCGTCGCTGACAAGAATCTAGATGCCACCCTCCGGGACGCCATTGAGGAGTCTCAGCTGCCCGAGGAGTTTGGCGGAAAGCTCAAGCTCCAAGGCTTCAACGCGCCGTGCAACTGA
- the LOC124682286 gene encoding phosphatidylinositol transfer protein 3-like isoform X2: MERGGDEQAKQNGGHSGCNGDASEWNKVAELRAIVEVQDPAAKEEDDFMLRRFLRARDHNIGKASAMFLKYLAWKRTAKPNGSITADEVRNELAQDKLYVQGHDKLGRPMVYLFGARHIAAKRDLNEFKRYVVYILDTTCTKLQAGQEKFASVVDLKGFGYANYDIRAMLEALDIMQNNYPERLGRVFLIHVPYVFMAAWKMVYPFIDDITKKKFVFVADKNLDATLRDAIEESQLPEEFGGKLKLQGFNAPCN; this comes from the exons ATGGAGCGTGGCGGTGACGAGCAGGCGAAGCAGAACGGCGGCCATAGTGGCTGCAACGGCGACGCGTCGGAGTGGAACAAGGTGGCGGAGCTGagggccatcgtggaggtccaggACCCCGCAGCCAAG GAGGAGGATGACTTCATGCTGCGGCGGTTCCTGCGAGCCCGGGACCACAACATCGGCAAGGCGTCGGCGATGTTCCTCAAGTACCTCGCCTGGAAGCGCACCGCCAAGCCCAACGGCTCCATCACCGCCGACGAGGTGCGCAACGAGCTCGCGCAGGATAAGCTCTACGTGCAGGGCCACGACAAGTTAGGCCGCCCCATGGTGTACCTCTTCGGCGCCCGCCACATCGCTGCAAAGCGCGACCTCAACGAGTTCAagcgctatgttgtctatatcctTGACACCACCTGCACCAA GCTGCAGGCGGGACAGGAGAAGTTCGCGTCGGTGGTGGACCTCAAGGGGTTTGGGTACGCGAACTACGACATCCGGGCGATGCTGGAGGCGCTGGACATCATGCAGAACAACTACCCGGAGCGGCTGGGGCGGGTGTTCCTCATCCACGTGCCATACGTGTTCATGGCGGCGTGGAAGATGGTGTACCCCTTCATCGATGACATCACCAAGAAGAAGTTCGTGTTCGTCGCTGACAAGAATCTAGATGCCACCCTCCGGGACGCCATTGAGGAGTCTCAGCTGCCCGAGGAGTTTGGCGGAAAGCTCAAGCTCCAAGGCTTCAACGCGCCGTGCAACTGA
- the LOC124682283 gene encoding cysteine-rich receptor-like protein kinase 7, whose product MDRETSTSYYILERVLLDESAEPTSLPLSLLQHITNHFSLDNEIGRGGFAVVYKGMVGKGMVAVKKLSNTFVLHENKFHEEVRCLLNAKHKNIVRFLGYCAETQGKMQKFEGEDVMAEQRNWLLCFEYVCNGSLDTHITDATCGLNWRERYRIIKGITEGLVFLHERRILHLDLKPANILLDGHMVPKIADFGLSRRLGEDQTRVITENISGTLGYMAPEYMRSKQIAFTSDIYSLGVIIMEILTGPKLYLNEDDVRTV is encoded by the exons ATGGACCGTGAAACCAGTACAAGCTACTACATCCTGGAGCGGGTGCTGCTTGATGAAAGCGCAGAGCCCACGAGCCTGCCGTTATCACTTCTGCAACACATAACGAATCATTTCTCTCTTGATAACGAAATTGGCAGGGGCGGGTTTGCAGTAGTTTATAAG GGAATGGTTGGGAAAGGTATGGTCGCCGTAAAGAAGCTGTCCAACACATTTGTTCTTCATGAGAATAAATTTCATGAAGAGGTCAGATGCCTGTTAAATGCCAAGCACAAGAATATTGTAAGGTTTCTGGGCTATTGTGCTGAGACTCAAGGTAAAATGCAAAAGTTTGAGGGGGAGGATGTCATGGCAGAACAACGGAACTGGTTGCTCTGTTTTGAGTATGTATGCAATGGGAGTCTCGATACGCACATTACCG ATGCAACCTGTGGACTTAATTGGAGGGAACGTTATCGAATTATTAAGGGGATAACTGAGGGTTTGGTTTTTCTTCATGAGAGGCGAATTCTTCACTTAGACCTTAAGCCAGCTAATATTTTACTTGATGGTCACATGGTACCGAAAATTGCCGACTTTGGTCTCTCCAGACGCCTCGGTGAAGATCAAACCCGTGTGATTACTGAAAACATAAGTGGAACTCT GGGATATATGGCTCCAGAATACATGAGATCAAAACAAATTGCATTTACTTCAGACATATATAGTCTTGGGGTCATAATCATGGAGATATTGACAGGACCGAAGCTGTATCTCAACGAAGATGATGTAAGAACAGTGTAG